In the Paralichthys olivaceus isolate ysfri-2021 chromosome 17, ASM2471397v2, whole genome shotgun sequence genome, one interval contains:
- the cpa6 gene encoding carboxypeptidase A6 isoform X1, whose amino-acid sequence MRYTDLYASSSNVDALRFVILKIAPIKCELMRHYRWSPPARQTRIQLPTLQTPGPRDSGPPHFKNELPLPLAPCNSLCGFKELVNAPLVPADRLSHLSQLLCQTGNYTGAHPQRNKSHWPNLAAGAPGSTHCDFLFLTLFLCFGSGGVRPVKLPKIGAFRALPRMALDHRSAFRASVLLACVIICSNVLCPVGAYLYNNRYAGDQVFRITPGNDEEVQVLKKILAHMKVDLWQPNSVTLICHNATVDVHVKRNDTRSLRARLKQEHIDYRVFISNLQKEIEKQTGSRSSRRRRSESQYDYEVYHSLEEIQTWMFDMNRTQPDLVDMFSIGKSYEGRPLYVLQLGKRSRPQKKAVWIDCGVHAREWIGPAFCQWFVKEAINSYQYDSVMRRLLNQLNFYIMPVFNVDGYDFSWTTDRFWRKTRSKNHKFHCRGVDANRNWKVKWCEEGASSHPCDDTYCGPFPESEPEVKAVAKFLRKHKKRVKAYISIHAYAQMLLYPYSYKYATIPNFNCVESAAHNAVTALYSAYGVKYRYGPASTTLYVSSGSSIDWAYRNGIRYAFAFELRDTGYFGFLLPESLINPTCTETMRAVKAIASGLLKKCETDRDRFPYI is encoded by the exons ATGCGTTACACAGACCTTTACGCATCATCTTCAAACGTTGACGCACTCaggtttgtcattttaaaaatcgCACCCATCAAGTGTGAGCTCATGAGACATTACAGATGGTCTCCTCCTGCGCGTCAGACACGGATCCAGTTACCAACTTTGCAGACACCAGGACCACGTGACTCAGGTCCTCCTCATTTTAAAAACGAGCTGCCGCTGCCGCTGGCACCCTGTAATTCCCTCTGCGGCTTCAAAGAGCTGGTAAATGCTCCTCTTGTGCCAGCTGACCGACTCTCGCACCTTTCGCAGCTTCTGTGTCAGACGGGGAACTACACCGGAGCGCACCCGCAACGAAATAAGTCACACTGGCCAAACCTGGCAGCTGGTGCGCCAGGATCGACAcattgtgattttctttttctgactctttttctttgctttggATCAGGTGGCGTGCGTCCTGTAAAGTTGCCAAAAATCGGTGCGTTCCGCGCTTTGCCAAGGATGGCACTGGACCACAGAAGCGCATTTCGCGCCTCAGTTTTACTGGCTTGTGTGATAATCTGCAGTAACGTGCTATGTCCCGTCGGTGCTTATCTCTACAACAACCGCTACGCAGG CGATCAAGTCTTCAGGATAACTCCGGGTAACGATGAGGAGGTCCAAGTGCTGAAGAAAATTCTGGCACATATGAAG GTGGACTTGTGGCAGCCCAACAGTGTTACTCTGATCTGTCACAACGCCACTGTGGACGTGCACGTGAAACGCAATGACACGAGAAGCCTACGTGCACGCTTAAAGCAAGAACATATTGATTATCG GGTGTTCATCTCCAATCTGCAGAAGGAAATTGAAAAGCAGACAGGATCTCGCTCCTCTCGCAGGCGGAGGTCAGAGTCTCAGTATGACTACGAGGTTTACCACTCTCTGGAAGAG ATCCAGACGTGGATGTTTGACATGAACAGAACCCAACCTGACCTGGTCGACATGTTCTCCATCGGGAAGTCATACGAAGGAAGGCCACTCTATGTGCTTCAG CTAGGAAAGAGAAGTCGTCCCCAGAAGAAAGCCGTGTGGATCGACTGCGGCGTCCACGCCAGAGAGTGGATCGGACCGGCCTTCTGCCAGTGGTTTGTCAAAGAG GCCATTAACTCATACCAGTACGACTCTGTGATGAGACGCCTGCTCAACCAGCTCAACTTCTACATCATGCCTGTCTTCAATGTGGATGGATATGACTTCAGCTGGACCACG GATCGGTTCTGGAGGAAGACGCGCTCCAAAAATCACAAGTTTCACTGCCGGGGAGTGGACGCTAACAGAAACTGGAAAGTGAAGTGGTGTG AAGAAGGGGCCTCCTCCCATCCCTGCGATGACACTTACTGCGGCCCCTTTCCTGAATCGGAACCCGAAGTCAAGGCTGTTGCCAAGTTCCTGCGCAAGCACAAAAAGCGTGTTAAAGCGTACATCTCCATTCACGCCTACGCCCAAATGCTGCTGTACCCCTACTCCTACAAGTACGCCACTATCCCCAACTTCAACTGTGTG GAGTCGGCGGCTCACAATGCAGTGACAGCCCTGTACTCTGCCTATGGAGTGAAGTACAGATATGGACCTGCCTCCACAACTCTGT ATGTTAGTTCAGGCAGCTCTATCGACTGGGCCTACAGGAACGGGATCCGCTACGCGTTTGCATTCGAGCTGAGGGACACGGGATACTTCGGCTTCCTCCTGCCCGAATCTCTCATCAATCCAACGTGCACTGAGACAATGAGGGCCGTGAAGGCCATCGCATCGGGTCTGCTGAAGAAGTGCGAGACAGACCGGGACAGATTTCCATATATATGA
- the cpa6 gene encoding carboxypeptidase A6 isoform X2, giving the protein MRYTDLYASSSNVDALRFVILKIAPIKCELMRHYRWSPPARQTRIQLPTLQTPGPRDSGPPHFKNELPLPLAPCNSLCGFKELVNAPLVPADRLSHLSQLLCQTGNYTGAHPQRNKSHWPNLAAGAPGSTHCDFLFLTLFLCFGSGGVRPVKLPKIGAFRALPRMALDHRSAFRASVLLACVIICSNVLCPVGAYLYNNRYAGDQVFRITPGNDEEVQVLKKILAHMKVDLWQPNSVTLICHNATVDVHVKRNDTRSLRARLKQEHIDYRVFISNLQKEIEKQTGSRSSRRRRSESQYDYEVYHSLEEIQTWMFDMNRTQPDLVDMFSIGKSYEGRPLYVLQLGKRSRPQKKAVWIDCGVHAREWIGPAFCQWFVKEAINSYQYDSVMRRLLNQLNFYIMPVFNVDGYDFSWTTDRFWRKTRSKNHKFHCRGVDANRNWKVKWCEGASSHPCDDTYCGPFPESEPEVKAVAKFLRKHKKRVKAYISIHAYAQMLLYPYSYKYATIPNFNCVESAAHNAVTALYSAYGVKYRYGPASTTLYVSSGSSIDWAYRNGIRYAFAFELRDTGYFGFLLPESLINPTCTETMRAVKAIASGLLKKCETDRDRFPYI; this is encoded by the exons ATGCGTTACACAGACCTTTACGCATCATCTTCAAACGTTGACGCACTCaggtttgtcattttaaaaatcgCACCCATCAAGTGTGAGCTCATGAGACATTACAGATGGTCTCCTCCTGCGCGTCAGACACGGATCCAGTTACCAACTTTGCAGACACCAGGACCACGTGACTCAGGTCCTCCTCATTTTAAAAACGAGCTGCCGCTGCCGCTGGCACCCTGTAATTCCCTCTGCGGCTTCAAAGAGCTGGTAAATGCTCCTCTTGTGCCAGCTGACCGACTCTCGCACCTTTCGCAGCTTCTGTGTCAGACGGGGAACTACACCGGAGCGCACCCGCAACGAAATAAGTCACACTGGCCAAACCTGGCAGCTGGTGCGCCAGGATCGACAcattgtgattttctttttctgactctttttctttgctttggATCAGGTGGCGTGCGTCCTGTAAAGTTGCCAAAAATCGGTGCGTTCCGCGCTTTGCCAAGGATGGCACTGGACCACAGAAGCGCATTTCGCGCCTCAGTTTTACTGGCTTGTGTGATAATCTGCAGTAACGTGCTATGTCCCGTCGGTGCTTATCTCTACAACAACCGCTACGCAGG CGATCAAGTCTTCAGGATAACTCCGGGTAACGATGAGGAGGTCCAAGTGCTGAAGAAAATTCTGGCACATATGAAG GTGGACTTGTGGCAGCCCAACAGTGTTACTCTGATCTGTCACAACGCCACTGTGGACGTGCACGTGAAACGCAATGACACGAGAAGCCTACGTGCACGCTTAAAGCAAGAACATATTGATTATCG GGTGTTCATCTCCAATCTGCAGAAGGAAATTGAAAAGCAGACAGGATCTCGCTCCTCTCGCAGGCGGAGGTCAGAGTCTCAGTATGACTACGAGGTTTACCACTCTCTGGAAGAG ATCCAGACGTGGATGTTTGACATGAACAGAACCCAACCTGACCTGGTCGACATGTTCTCCATCGGGAAGTCATACGAAGGAAGGCCACTCTATGTGCTTCAG CTAGGAAAGAGAAGTCGTCCCCAGAAGAAAGCCGTGTGGATCGACTGCGGCGTCCACGCCAGAGAGTGGATCGGACCGGCCTTCTGCCAGTGGTTTGTCAAAGAG GCCATTAACTCATACCAGTACGACTCTGTGATGAGACGCCTGCTCAACCAGCTCAACTTCTACATCATGCCTGTCTTCAATGTGGATGGATATGACTTCAGCTGGACCACG GATCGGTTCTGGAGGAAGACGCGCTCCAAAAATCACAAGTTTCACTGCCGGGGAGTGGACGCTAACAGAAACTGGAAAGTGAAGTGGTGTG AAGGGGCCTCCTCCCATCCCTGCGATGACACTTACTGCGGCCCCTTTCCTGAATCGGAACCCGAAGTCAAGGCTGTTGCCAAGTTCCTGCGCAAGCACAAAAAGCGTGTTAAAGCGTACATCTCCATTCACGCCTACGCCCAAATGCTGCTGTACCCCTACTCCTACAAGTACGCCACTATCCCCAACTTCAACTGTGTG GAGTCGGCGGCTCACAATGCAGTGACAGCCCTGTACTCTGCCTATGGAGTGAAGTACAGATATGGACCTGCCTCCACAACTCTGT ATGTTAGTTCAGGCAGCTCTATCGACTGGGCCTACAGGAACGGGATCCGCTACGCGTTTGCATTCGAGCTGAGGGACACGGGATACTTCGGCTTCCTCCTGCCCGAATCTCTCATCAATCCAACGTGCACTGAGACAATGAGGGCCGTGAAGGCCATCGCATCGGGTCTGCTGAAGAAGTGCGAGACAGACCGGGACAGATTTCCATATATATGA